The Bubalus bubalis isolate 160015118507 breed Murrah chromosome 8, NDDB_SH_1, whole genome shotgun sequence sequence TTTGTTTGTTTGACAGCAAAATACTAGCCCTGGAGACTTGTATTgacagaattttatttcatctttatttagtAACTTGATCTTCATAAGACCAATAACAATATGATTTCATTTGACACCAATATCACCTTGGACTTGAACAGAAAATGTATATGGTTATTTGTGATATTTGAATGGTCAAATGCATGATGGATTTTGACTTTTCTTCAAAGTTCATTATGAGCAACATGTTACAATACAAGCAGAAAAAATACAATAGCAGAGGTAGCTTTTCCTATCAAGGTCATTTAAAAACCAAGCTTCCTCTTCTTTATTGCCTGGAGTAAGTAACCTATCCTGGCTTGAACTGGCAATTGCTTCAACACCAAGAGAATATTAATGACCAGTGGGTTGATGAATGTATCTGTTTTTAGTCTGCCTAGAGCTGGAATGGACATATGAATAGAGTTCTAGAAACAATGAAATCTATAATAAGGTATCTTATAATtgcaaatatgatttattttttggtctttaATTAACCTAATGGAAACAAATTTCTTGTGTGAAAGTAACATGTGTTTTtggcaaaaatatagaaaaaggcAATGTTTCCTGGGACCAGACAACAACTGCATATTCTTACCCACTGAGATTTAggtttgtgtttaattttcatgCTTTTGAAAATATACTGTTTGTAACAGAGCAAGTCATGATCCCTTAAAATCAAAAACTTTATGCATCATAAAGGTTTTACCTATTAAAAGGGTTTATAAAGTgacaaaaaaaatgtttctataagAAATAAACCCTAATTTTGAATTTGAgatcatttgtattttatactATATATTTGGGGATAAATATTTTGCAAAGACAAAATGTTCCATTACAGTTATAACTTAGTCAATGCTTTGAGTTGTCCCCACATTTAACAAAATTATGATTTCTGACTTATCTGCCACTAACTAAGGGGCAACTGTTTAATACAGTGTTCACATTTCTGGAAATTAGATTCCATTGCACCTGTGGATTCATTCCTTTCACATTTAGAAAGAAGCAAAGTTCTACAAAAAACTCACTAAGTTGCAAACTTCACGAACAAATAACTGCTCTGATGAGCCCCTAAAAATCCTTccatttactattgaaaaattgACACTTCAGTCCTAATCTTGCACAATAACAACTTGTTCtcaaactaaattttttaaagttggaaCATTTTATATCCTTTGAAAAGAGATTATTAGAAATCAGAATTTGGGATctggattaaaataaaatttgtaggtGTTAATTACTTATGTTATTAATTCCATTCTACATTGTGATTTCCCAAACTGAGCAAAACATAAGGCCCCAGATCAGTAACTTTCTAAAACTGGTTCCTGCAGTCTGATGGGCCACCTTTCCCTGTACCCAAAGTTATTAATAACTCCTGCTGAGAGTTGAAGATAAACCATTCCCCTCTGCAGATAATCAGAAGAATTTAGGAAGATAATCCTTCCTAAAGGAGAGAATTTGCTGGCTAAAGATAGTGGATTGAGATGTGAGTCAATTTGTGATGCATATCATTGGGGTGCCTATCTTATGAATGAACACAAACATTTATataagcacacacaaacacaaacattcAGGTTAGATAGTGAAAGGGCACCTTTTAATATCTGTTGGAAGTGGGAGAACTGTAAGGTCTTCTATTGACTATTAGCTAAGTAGCCCTTTTCATCAATTTTCAACACCCCCTTCCCCAGCGGCCACCACTCCAACTAATCTCTAAGCTCATCCTGTCTTTAAAGAGATTCTCCTTGATGTTCAGTGAGTTCTAACAGCTTTGTCATAAATCAAAGTTCATCGATGATTCACCTCCTGACAAGTAGTTCTCCTGAGTGCTTAGTTTTGAGAATTTCCTTTTGGCTTCTCCTACTTAATCATCACTACTTCAGGCTACTGAAACCTGTGACCAGACAGACAAGGGTTCCATTGCCTGTCTTCTCTGGAATGGCTGCCCCATCCCAAATCAGACCTGCAAAAGGTCATTCAGATTACAATAACAGATCCTCTATACATCGGCCCCCCTCAACAGACCAATTCTATCCTTCCCTAGAAGACTTCTTTTTCAACACAAGTCAAGGTACACTGGCAGGGGCTAAAAGATGGGAGGACCACTTATAAATACTTCCTAACTATAAGtgttttatggctcagtaattcTCCTCAAATatgctcattttcttttccaccaGTAAAACTGTGTAACCTTGAAAGTCTGGGAGAATTACATCCTGGTTTTGAGAATAAGTTCAAATACTTATTGAGAATAAATTCAAGAGGCAAAGGCCATTTTCTGCCCTTTATAATGACCTTTGACTTCATTCTGTGTACCTAAAGAGAACAAACGCTTTCAAGATTCGACTAAGCCACCTCGATATTCCCCCCAAGCTCCCTGGGGCTCAGGCAGCTGCTCTGAGGGAATGTGGCCAGCACCTCGGACAAGATTTTCCACTTGGCTGAGATATTCAACAGGAATGGCCGTTCTGCCAGCCTCGTAGATTCAGAATTTACCCACCTATGGAATTTCAAAActctccatctctttctgaagTTAAATCCAACAGGGATCTAGTCTCAGCAAAGGATAAGGGGAGGTGTGGGGAggtcaagaaaagagaaagtttgGGATTCGATTTCTAGATTGCCGGATTGGGACTTCAGAGTCCCAGTGCCCCGGGGGCGATGGGGTGACTGATGAAGGGCGTGCGTCCCAGCTCAAGGGCTGGGAAGTCTAGACCCGACCTCTGCACGCGGAACCAGGAATTCCTTACTCTGGGAAGCTCTGCTGTCCACTCCGTGGCCGGAGTCTTGGGCTCCCCAACCCGAGAGGGGTTTCAGTGGAACTTGGCTAGGGTGTCCTGTGGGACCCGCTCACCCACTCGTCGGTGGTCGCCTCACCCAGGATGTCTACCACCTCTCTCACTCTTGGACCGCAGAGGAACCCCTCGGGTCGTCGGCTCTTGGATCCTGGAAGCCGTCAATCCTTCCACTACCTGGAAATGCAGGGCTCTGGTTGACAAGGAAATCGCCGTCTCGCCGGGAGGTGTCCCCTGCCTATCTTCCCTTCCTCCAGCCTGTCGTCTTTCGCCGCATTTCCTTCAGCGCCCCTCACGACTCTCTTTGAGGCCTGATCAAAAATTTAAACTCCTTCCCCGAACCTCTCTTGCGACCGTCGAGGCACTAGGAGGGCCGGGAAGACCAACTTGCCCCGGTGCGGGAGGGGATCCTAAGCTCTTGGTGAGGATCCGCGGTGGGTTCTGCATCAAAGCCTGGCCTAGCCGGAGCGCCAGGCCGAGGGAGGGGCCGAGATGCACCCCGAGGCTCCCGGGGTTACAGGGACCCCTGctgcccactccccccacccccagcctctctcCCTAGATGTGGCCCCGCTGCAGCAGGATGGCTGGGCTGGGCTGCGGAGCTTGTCTGGCAGCTTCTACCGAGCAGCTAATAGTATAACAACCCGGCTTTGATAAATCTGAACTAATTACCCCTCTTAATTAAAGTCTTTAGCAGTTGTTTCACTGTTTTGGCAAGAAAACAGGAGAGACTTGCAGTTAGAAAACACCAGAGCCCGAGCTCACAGCGGAGCTGCTGATTAACACTTGAAGCATTTCAAGGACCTGGCACCCGCCACAGTTTGGTTTTCATCCACGTTTCCTCCTTGAATGGAGGTATATTCATCTACAAACATACATAGACACATAAAAACATGCAGGCTCCCTTTGCCAGCTGTGTACAAGTCAGTATGTGCCTTCAGGGTATGAACAAGAGATCCCCCATTTACAAGGCATCCTTGTAATCCTGTGTGAAGGTGCGTATTGCATGCACCTTCTAGATATGTTGTTCCCACTTAACTTTGCACCACAAACACATGTGATGGTCAAGGACAAAGATATGCTTCTGTTAGAAAGCCCACATCTTCTGTCTTTGAACTGAATCAAATTTCCTTACTTTACCAAAGTTGTAACAATTTGCTGTTATTTGGAGAGACTATTATTTGCTCTTGGTGAATTGTTTAGAACATTGGGCAGTACTAATCCAtggttgaacattttaaaaaaggagaaggcTGAGGGGGTCAGAATCAGTGATCTTTagctgaaaaacagcaacagaaCCCTGAAGGTTGTTGATTAAATAAGCATGTTCCAAGGATTTATTTCCAAAGGTCAATGAAGCAGTTTTCACGTGCAAGAATCAAAACCAAAATTTCAACTTCAAATTCATCCATTATGAACCACCCTTATCTAacgtgtatgtgtgcatatgtgcatgtgcGCTTATGAATGTGGCATGTGtcttaacagacacacacacatctatgcgtgtatatataacatacacaCAGAGTTTGTTTTTGACCTCAgggaaagaaaatggtaataaacAATCGGCAGGCATCTCGAGATTGCAGAATCAACACAATGGGaatatatacaataataaaattaaaacggTTGCAGCAAGCCCGCGTAGGATAATACATATCTCAATAAATACAgcagaaaatttgttttaaaaaacaaaagaaacaacatCTCTCCACCCGAGATGAAAgtctttccaaattaaaaaaaaaaatcagaacacaaaCAAACCCCCAAGTTTTCTCATAATTGTTAGTGCCTATATAGCATATAATACACGAAACCATGTAGCAGGTGCATGCAAGAGGCGAAAAGACCGGGGAATTCAGAGGCTTCTGGTTGGCGCTAACGCGTGGGGCCCAACATGCCCTGGGTTCTACAGACGAGTTTGGGTAGAGAGGTCCAGCTCTATTCCGCCAGCTGCTTCGGGAGTGAGGACCCCGGCTGGGGCGGGGAAGAGACTTTGGCCTTGATCACTGGTGGCCCGGATGGAGCCCAGGCTGCAGGGGCCCCgggggcggcagcggcggcggcagagGCGGGAGCgtcgcgggcggcggcggcggctggagAGGGGGCGACGGGTCCGCACCTGGCTCCCCAGCCGACGGGCGCGGCAGCCCGAGGCCGCTGTCGTGTAGCTTCCGGACGTGCTTCTTGAGGTCAAAGTTCCGGCAGAAGCCCTTGCCGCACGTGGGGCAGGTGAAGGGCTTCTTGTCGTTGTGGGTGTGCATGTGGAACGTGAGGTTGTAAACCTGGTGGAAAGCCTTGTTGCAAATATTGCACTTGAATTGCTTCTCCCCGCTGTGGGTCAGCTTGTGGTTTTTGTAATTCCCTGCAACAGACAAACGACAGGGACGTGGACCTGAAAAGAGAGCTTGAAAAGGGAGAGGCAGACGATGGAAGGACCAGGAGGCGGGAGAAGAGGGGCCACAGATCCGACAGCCCCGGGCAGGACTTAGATGCCCACCTGCACTCGGCTCCccgaagttatttttaaatatcgaCAATGAGGTCGTTCCCGCCACATTTCAATACAATAGTTATTAATTCATTTCTATAAAACGAGAACAAGAGGTTAAAAAGAAATATCCCCTCTGTGTACGAGCCATGCCTTTGTCTAATCCCACTTACAGATAGGAGGTTGGAAAGGCAACGCAGGAGCTGGTAACTGGGTGCACTTAGAACACATCTTCTAAAACAGCCCCCAGAACTGAGGGCTTTCGGTAAGACTTACGCGAAAGACAACGCCTTCTGGGTTCCATACCTTTTTGATGAAATCCTTTGCCACAGAATTCACACACAAACGGTTTGTAGCCTGCGTGTATTCGGGTATGCGTGTTTAAAGTAGAACTTCTATTAAACGCTTTGCCACACTGGTTACATTTATGGGGTTTTTCCTAAGCGGAAAGAAGGAACAAGCAGAGAAGTGAAGCTACTTTGTTATTGAGTGGAGTCTGAAAAACTCAAAACACTGTCATGCTCTCCCTCATGCTTTTAAGCAGAACAAAGGTAAACAATACCGGCATTTCCCCTTCGTCCAGCCGGCACATTTCAAACAAACCTTAACTGTAGGGAGTTAAGAGTTTATCGGCCattaagacaaaaacaaaaccgtTCGGAAACAAACCAGGTGAAACTGACACAGTCGAACACACCTGGGTGTGAATGATCTTGTGTCTGCACAGGGTGCTGGCTTGCCTGAAGCCCTTTCCACACACTTTGCAAACGAAGGGTCTGGCTCCTGTGTGCACCGGCATGTGACGGGTTAAGTTATAGTGCGCGTTAAAGACCTTAAAATTAAACACAAGTACAACAGGTTAGCCCAAACAGCCCTTGGAGATCATCCCCGGGTAGAGGAAAGCGAAGGAGGTGACAACATTCTGACAAGTGTatacaaataattacaaaataaattcagtaggaaggaaggaaagaagactcaccgcccccgccccccgccccccagtaCTTGCCTTTCCACACACTTCGCAAGTGAAAACTTTGGGCTTGGTGTTAGGAGAGCCTCGGCTGAAGTCAGAGGTTTTGAATGCTATTTTTTCCGACAGAAGCTGGGCGCTTTCTTTCATGTAGTGCTGCAGCTGAGCCTGAGACAAGTCTTTGAAAGCTACTCCCGAGGGGTACTTCTCCACCGCCGGGACCACCAGTTTATTCCTTTCGGCTAAATACGTTTTTGGCTGCGGGTGCAAAGGGGAACTGAGGAAGTAGGAGGCCACCGGGTGGATGTTGACGCCGGCCGCCGGGTGGCACGGGCCGTCACCTCGGTTCAGGTAGCACAGGGCGCCCATGGCGTGGAAGGAGGAATGGTTGACCACCCGCGGCCTTACCAACTTGTACTGCTGCAGCGGCAGCGCGTCGCGGGCCAGGTCACTCTTGAGACTCAGCGCGCAGTTGAGCAGGTCGCTGCAGCTGAACGCGGGCGCCGCGGGTGCTGAGGCCGGGGCCCCCGGAGCCTCGAGACTCGCCTTTCGGGGCTCCGCGCCCGTCATCCCCGCCTTGGGGTTCGTGTCGTACGCCACAGGCACGAAGGGGATCATGCAGGGGATCGAAGAGTTAAGATGCAGCGAGTGCTTGGGGTCCCCTTTGGGCACGGCTCCCTGCAGGAAGTGGGGGACGGGCAGGGCTTTGGGCTCGGGGGTGCGTGCCATGATTCTTTCGATGGAGAAAGCCAAGGGTTTGGAGGTGTTCATCACGTTGCCCCGGGTCGGAGCAGTCGCTAACATTTTGGCAGTCGCGTTGTGGCAGCTACTGTCCATGTCGGAGTCGCCAGCGTCCGTCGTCAGCCGGGGCCGGGTTGCGCCGTCGTTGCCTTGTTCCCTGCTTGTCACAGACCT is a genomic window containing:
- the FEZF1 gene encoding fez family zinc finger protein 1, which produces MDSSCHNATAKMLATAPTRGNVMNTSKPLAFSIERIMARTPEPKALPVPHFLQGAVPKGDPKHSLHLNSSIPCMIPFVPVAYDTNPKAGMTGAEPRKASLEAPGAPASAPAAPAFSCSDLLNCALSLKSDLARDALPLQQYKLVRPRVVNHSSFHAMGALCYLNRGDGPCHPAAGVNIHPVASYFLSSPLHPQPKTYLAERNKLVVPAVEKYPSGVAFKDLSQAQLQHYMKESAQLLSEKIAFKTSDFSRGSPNTKPKVFTCEVCGKVFNAHYNLTRHMPVHTGARPFVCKVCGKGFRQASTLCRHKIIHTQEKPHKCNQCGKAFNRSSTLNTHTRIHAGYKPFVCEFCGKGFHQKGNYKNHKLTHSGEKQFKCNICNKAFHQVYNLTFHMHTHNDKKPFTCPTCGKGFCRNFDLKKHVRKLHDSGLGLPRPSAGEPGADPSPPLQPPPPPATLPPLPPPLPPPGPLQPGLHPGHQ